The nucleotide window AGGTGCTGGACCTGCTCCGCAGGTTCCGCGTTGACTTTGATCCATCTGTGTACCCCTACCAGCTTAGCGGAGGACAGCAACAGCTAGTCGCCATCATGAGGGCGGTAATCGACAGCCCCGACGTCCTGTTCCTTGATGAACCTTTCAATGCGCTGGACTTTCAGACCCGCACAGACATGGAAGACAGGGTGCTCGAGATATGGGAAACCCTGAAGCCGGCAGTCCTGTTCGTATCGCATGACATCGATGAAGCAATCTACCTTGCTGATCGGGTCGTCTTCCTATCCAGAATGCCCGCTCGGGTGGCAGAGGTGCTGCCAGTGCCGCTGCCACGGCCGCGCAGTCAGCGGATGCTCGTATCCTCCGAGTTCTATGCTCTCAGAACGCACGCCATTGCCGCGTTTGCCCGCATCGTAGCGGCGTGAAGAAGGAACACATGGCCGGTCCGCTGGTCCTGCTGCTGCTGTGGGCAGCGGTATCCTACACCGGACTAGCCAACCGCGTCCTCCTTCCGTCTCCTTCTGACGTCTTCAGAGCCGTTGTGCAGATAGTACGGACCATGTCCTTCTGGCAGGACTTGGCTGCTACCCTGTACAGGCTGGTGGCTGGATTTGGCCCGGCAGCAGTCCTCGGCACCGCGATCGGACTGGCTCTGGGTGCGTCCAGAAAGGCATCTGACTCCCTT belongs to candidate division WOR-3 bacterium and includes:
- a CDS encoding ABC transporter ATP-binding protein, producing MSEAISIEGLSKSFDASQGSARRLAVISDLSLDVGAGEFITVFGPNGCGKTTLLNILSGLVDPDRGRVSIAARDGDRAVMGYVFQNFAASLFPWLRVIDNIAFPLELRGVSRSQRQEKVLDLLRRFRVDFDPSVYPYQLSGGQQQLVAIMRAVIDSPDVLFLDEPFNALDFQTRTDMEDRVLEIWETLKPAVLFVSHDIDEAIYLADRVVFLSRMPARVAEVLPVPLPRPRSQRMLVSSEFYALRTHAIAAFARIVAA